The DNA segment CTTTGTAAACATCACTACAGCAGGCCAGAGCTCAAACATGGTATGGCATGAGCAGCGGACAGGAAGGATCACTTCATCAACAGTGCATGCTATAATCCGGACAGACCCAAACAACCCTTCGAAATGTGCTGTTGATCAAATTTGTAATCCAAGAAAAACTCCGCTTCAGACAGAAGCGATTAAGTGGGGAAACGAACATGAGGAATCTGGTCTGAAGTCTTACAGACAAGtcctaaatttttcaaatcagggACATGTCAATATCAACATGAAAAACGAAGGGTTCCAGATCTCCAAGGAGAGACCTTACTTAGGCGCGAGTGCAGACAGTATAATGTCGTGTGACTGTCACGGCAAAAGAATAGTTGAAGTAAAATGCCCCTTTTCTGCTAAAGACAAGGACTTACAGGCCTTTTTGACCAACGCAGACTGCTACATTCAGAACAATAAGTTAAAAAGAACACATAAATATTTCAGTCAAGTACAGTTACAGATGTATGTTTATAATGTTGAAGTATGTGATTTTGTAGTCTGGGCTCCTAAGTTTGTGTTTGTGACACATGTACAGCGCGATGATGAATTTATAACAGAGATGCTTGAAAAATGTGATTTAATGTACCTTTCATGCATTTTACCGGAATTATTAACGCGCAAACAATCACATGGAAATTCTAAAACTTATGAGTGTGAAAAAGATGCTGAACAGCCATCAAAGCTTTACTGTTTGTGCCAAAAACCAGAAGACGACCAAAAATATGTTGGATGTGACAATCCTGACTGTTCAGTGCAATGGTTCCATTTGCATTGCTTGAAACTGAAGAGGGAACCAAAAGGATTCTGGCTGTGTCCTAGATGCAAGAAAAAATCCCAGAAAAAGCAATTGACtttaatgcaaaagtgaaattattttggtaaaaaatgacacACTACCCTCACTGAGGATAAATTGTAGCAATAAATTAATAGCAAACTTTGTTTAAAGATTTAAGTGATTAAAAGATACAATTTTCACATCATACTGGAAAATGAGCCACGTCATGATAGAAGGTACAAACTGTGTAAGCATGACATTAACATGAGTGTGTAATTTCTGTTATGTTAAAACATTGAATAATCACAGAAACCCTGAAAATGTTTTTGCTGTGAAAATGTTCACTTTTGCATCACAATGAATTATAAAATTCTGACATATTTCAGATGTAGTTTTTTATTCCTTTTCATTGTAAATGATCCCATCACCCATATTTACCAGGATTGCACAGGAACGCAACAGTTTATCAATTCTAGCTAATTCCTCACCATCAGCCTCATCATTTGgagattttatcaaagtaattGGAAGTGTTCcttgtaaaattttaaatctgTGTTTCATCAGACCTATAACCCTCTCAATATGTATTCTGACACTGCTAATTTTCCGTGATGTCTCAACTTCTTGCGCTGACAATTGTTTCTTACCCTTTGTAAATGATGGTATAATAAGTTCTGCGCAGCAAGCTGCGGCAAAATCATCCTGAAGCGTAAATCCTCTGTCGGCTAAAATCTGATCGTTGGGTAAGTGGTACTTTGTGTCAATGAAACCGGAACTTCGGACAATTTCAACATCAGAGACCCTGCCCCCCATGCAcatgaaagaaatgaaataacgCCGTTTGGAGTACATGAAATAAACACTTTAACTGTGCTGTGTTTCTTGTAATTCGAGTAACATTTTGCACGTGCCTTCAGATTTTTAGGCCTTTCGATGAATATTTCAAAACAGTCAATAATTGAGGTAAGTCTCGGAAATTTCAGTTTGAAAGGAACGGGTAGTGTGGCAACTAGAGTTTCCCGTTCTGGCCATTTTATCAGAAAATTTAATTTAGCGTGTATTAAGTTTATCCACTTCCAAAATATATTGCTAACAGTAGCCACTGAAACATCCTTCAAATAAGCAAAAATCTCAAAAGCCATGTCATGTCTTAGtttaaataatgtcataaaaagCTGATCTTCTAAAACCACCTTTCTGTTAATTGGGGCTGGCTTCACAAAAGAGGCTAAAAACTGAAATGTAACCTAGAATGTTTCCCATGACAACCCAGTGTAAAATTTACATTTGTCATCATCATCAACTACACTTTTATAACTCAAGTTAGCACATTTAACTTGCTCCTTCAGgtgattattttcagattttagatTGTCTTTGTCTGTTCTAAGACTGTTTATTTCAAAGTCATACTTGTAGCGTTCAGTATTGCTGATGTCTCTATCGTATCCAGTTTTAGAATTCAGAGGTGTTGCGAAGTATACTTCTTCTACATTCTCTACCAAAGGGGATAATACTTTCCGCTGACGTTTAGCAGGAATGGGAGTGCTGAAAGCTATTTTGCGTTTAACAGCACTAGCGAATCTTTTCAGTTTTGCGTCGGTCTCCTTTGGTGTCGTCTTTACATGCCCGAATAATGAAGGTACAAAATCCGGATGTGCCGGGTCTCTGTTGGGTTTCCCTAGagagaaatggaaaaaaaagtatGAATACTGTAACAGCAGATTATAAAAACATGTACTGTACTGTCTGTACATCATCTATGAATATAgtatgataatatatttatttcatccgCCATAATGTTGGAAATACAGTTTTTCGAACATCAGTATAGATCTAAAGCAAAAAGATtgcattgtcatatatttttttaaaatctgaaatgaCATTTCTTTAACAAAAGAAACAGGAGAAACATTACACAGTTCATACAATACAGATTGCAGTGATTCTAATAATAGCTATGAAATAACTACACccatttaattacatataaacttaaactgaaaaataaataatcaaataaaataaaaaataccttgAATGAAATGGTCGCTGCATAGTACTGTGTATTTGCTGGGTAGCCATTTTGTACCATCTGAATTAACTCGTTTCACAGCACTGATCCACTTTTCCCTCCGTTCTTCATCATTTGGAAATGTGAAAAACGATAATTTCTTTAGCATTCTGCCGTGGTTACTACAACCAACGGCACAGCAAGTATttggcatatttattatttcagaatCGTCCAATATATTGAGAAAATCAATAGATATCTTCCAGTCTTAACAGTGCTATATAGCGAAAATGGCGTTTGTTTAACCCAGTCGTCAAGGGGCGCGTAACTCTTATCGACCAAAATACCCGGATGTGTGAAGCCGAGAATATtggaacacaatcctgaaaaaaattctcaaaatttcacaaggggatactgtctaccagtaaaatttgaaactgaagatttaaactaatcatatattaattaaaaactcacttaatttgtcagtatattttcccaaatttgacaatttaccgcgttaaaaattcccaatatgaccattgttgttgttgttgaccaggggcctttttcccaaaaccccctgaaaaagccctgtCACATTTGCATAACTTGAACAAAACATAGAAAACAAAGACAGGAAAACAATCATTTCAACAAGTAACATACATACTTTTGCAAGCATGTAATATTGTAGAGTAAGATTGTTTAATTATTCGTAAAAGTTGCAAATAAATTTCCGCCATTTTTGGCGTGGCAAAGAATAaccaaaatcattttaataagcaAAAAGTGGATAAAGTTGCGCAAATAGACCAACGCTTGCAtatagtctgttacactgatctgtcttagcgaatacagttaatatgtagtataaacgcgtggaagagtctacgCTTGCATTTATACACTGAAAGTCTTACAGCAAATAATAGACAATTAAAACcaacaatgaaattttaaagccTTAGTGTAAACAATAGCTGTTTCTAATTGAATATATACCCattgatttttatagatattttgacAATAAGTGAAAGGTGGTACAGGAATGTGGTCATAAATTgttgaaatagttttattttccAGTTCATCATGGTGAGTAACGGAAATCGCTGTAAATACGTTTTCAACCCGATTGACAGCgatttgtacaaaaataattataaaacgtaaTTACGGCGTACCTATTTTGCTATAGAAAACTTTGAATTTAATTGTTAAATTGCATTTTCCCCATATTTATAGGTGTATATAAGTAGCAGACTCATAACATGAACCTACGCCTGATTCATCGTTGCGAGTAATTACAGTAAtctgagtgcgggaggtcatgtgATCGATTCGGACAAAGACAGCAAGGCACTTCAAGAGGACCTTGACCAACTTCAGGAGTGGGAACGGGAATGGTTGATGGTGTCCAACCCCGACAAGTGCGAGATTATTCGCATCACTAACAAGCGAAACATCATAGATGGCTCATATTTCATCCATGGCCAAACACTAAAACAGACAAACAAGGCGAAGTATTTGGGCGTTACACTCGACAATACACTATCCTGGAACAACCACATAGACAACACAGCCAAGAAGGCCAACACAACAACCGCCTTCCTACCACGCGACATCAAGGCAACTTGCTACAAATCATTGGTCCGACCTCAGCTCATGTATGCGTCGTCAGTATGGGACCCCCACACCCAATCCAACATCAACAAGCTCAAGATAGTGCAAAGGAGGGCAGCCCAGTTCTGTACTGGTGACTACAGACACACCAGCAGCGTTACCGCCATGATGCAAGAGTTGAACTGGGAGACACTAGAATCCCGTCGTCAACAAACCAAGGTAGTAATGATGTACCGGGTCATCAATCACTTGGTGGACATCCGAGTCCATTTACTGGTTCCAACTGGCATACACACCAGAGGCAATGCAAACAGATTCCTACAGCCTTTCACCCATGTAAACGCATTCAAGTACTCGTTCTTCCTTTCCGGAATCCAAATTTCGAACAGACTACCAGAAGAGGTATTGTCAGCACTGTCCCTAAATGTCTTTAAGACCAGGATGGGCAGGCTACACATGTAACTCTGAAGCAGGatgtttttatcctgtttttagaTGCACTGATTTTCCCTTCACACATGTACATACTCACAATTGTGCGACAATGCTCCAGAGGAGTCCAGCACATTATCCGGAAGAAGAAGAAGGATTCTCGGCCGCaacataccaaagacatgaaaaatgttaTCAGTGACTCCTTAGATTGCAGCAATAAAAGTGAAGGAGTAGTCTATGAAAATGCCATTTCATTATTGTGCCTTAGTATAAATCAAATGAAGATAAACTATACATATAATTCactggttttttatttttattattacaaaataaacacgaatcaagaagaaataatgaaaaatatacacaCAATTTGATCTGTTCTAACTGTATGGCCTAAAATACCTCACTAAAATGTCAGCTAACAATTTCAGTCCAAAACCATATCTCGGTTTAatcaatataatctgaaaagtagatccctcggaagcaccgagaacaatgcaaacagtgaaaattgcagactcggtttgattgagtctgttcataagcagtaatggaaaatgcaacactgctcacgccccctagcaccggtttaagcagtattcaatcttcaaatctatatgagttgaaatcaatgatcccgaaggacgagaaaatgtaacaacactgagatgaagtcggggcgactttttacggccgccacacagcacttaacacccgctgttgtgaagtaaatataatctgaaaagtagatccctcggaagcatttTCAAGTCATTTTCATAATGTTTTAGATACTTCACACTTTTCTGTACGTCAACATACAATCCTTCGAAGTGTTCTTTCAGCACAAGTGACCTTGGATTAAAAAGCTTCATTCTCTGAAAAGCTGGTTCAAATTTTCTGCTGGTTGACATTCCAGAAACGCCGTAATAAGCTTACTGCCTTGCCGGGTGCCTTTCTTTTCTTACGTAATCTTCGAGCCTAGATATAAAACTGTCTCCTATTAATGCAAATGGAATTCGTAATAGTAATATTGGTAAATGTGATCGTCTCTATATATACACTCATCAAATTAGGCATGATTTACTTAAAATTCACAGCTTACGCCAGCTATCATGACATGATGTTCAATAATTAGGAAAACAGATACAAACAACGAACATTGATTGACAAAGTAATCAATTAACTAGTAAGCCGCTAAGTTTTATTAATTTAACAAGCCGTTAAAAATGATCAATCACATCTGAGCaatattttctgacatttttctgCTTTCATATATTCTATTAGATAAACCCAGTAACATTAAGCCCAGAGAAAGCTTTCAGGAAATGCATTTGGATGACTCGATTACTGCACCGCGCTTTATAAAAAAACGCCAAGAAGAAAGCGAAGAAGGAAGAGGGCCGCACAAGTAAAAATTACATTGCTGACGAAATACTAGAAGTACTGGATATGATAAACACGCATCCATTTGTGCAGACAGTGATACATAGTAAGGACAAGCTAGGTGCCGTCAGTAAAATGCTATACACAAGAGCAAGTGTTGGACTTACGTCAGTTTCTAATTTGCGACAAATCTGAACCCATAGGTATCGATAGAACGTTCAAACTTGGGAGCTTCTACGTCACTTCACTGGtgtacaaaaacaaaagaatattgaaGGATACAAACACAAATCCTGTCTTCATCGAGCCTATGTTGTTGCACAAAGATGCAACTTATTCAACTTACAAATTATTCCTAGAACATGTGGCAACTGCAGTCGGCTGTGAAATTGATCATGTTGAAATGCGAATGTCGGATCAAATGGAATTCGGAAGTGATGATGAAAAAGCTTTGACGAGAGCCATTGACCACGTGTTTCCAAAAGCAACGCGACTTCTTTGTACAAGACATCTAAAGGACAATGTAAACTTTTACGTTCAGAATAAAGTAGGAATGGAAAAGAATGAATGGGTGGAATTGCTTAATGAAATATTTGGACCAGGTTGGACTATTGACAGCAATTGCACTGTCACAGTGGATTTTGAGATGAAAAGTAATGAATTACAGTCCAAATTGAGAGACAATCACCCAAATCTGGAGCCATATTTCGCGGATAAATTAAAGCCCAGAATATGTGTTTCAGCCAACAAGAACAGACGAATCCAAAAAGAGCTTGACAAACAACAGTGCTGAGTCGATAAACAACATTATGAAATTGTCCGTCAATTGGAAGCCTCAAAATACCAAAGACTTGATTTTGAAATTGTACGAGTTGTATCATATTGACTACAGGGAGGCAATACACGCGCAGGGAAATTATGTACTTGTACCGGACGAAAAACAGTATCATATTCATGATTCGGTATGGCGATGTAAGGCAAGGGATGAGAAGCGTACTGCCATTGTTATTTTCTTGAAGGACACGAAAAAGAGACACAGAAATACTC comes from the Mercenaria mercenaria strain notata chromosome 9, MADL_Memer_1, whole genome shotgun sequence genome and includes:
- the LOC123562829 gene encoding THAP domain-containing protein 6-like; amino-acid sequence: MPNTCCAVGCSNHGRMLKKLSFFTFPNDEERREKWISAVKRVNSDGTKWLPSKYTVLCSDHFIQGKPNRDPAHPDFVPSLFGHVKTTPKETDAKLKRFASAVKRKIAFSTPIPAKRQRKVLSPLVENVEEVYFATPLNSKTGYDRDISNTERYKYDFEINSLRTDKDNLKSENNHLKEQVKCANLSYKSVVDDDDKCKFYTGLSWETF